The Juglans microcarpa x Juglans regia isolate MS1-56 chromosome 8S, Jm3101_v1.0, whole genome shotgun sequence genome has a window encoding:
- the LOC121244086 gene encoding aspartic proteinase 36-like isoform X1 has product MARTLAHLLASALLIFSSSLIALSSALDDSDPSLRPPMMILPLYLSSPNPNISRHRNLRRHLQNSAPPNARMRLYDDLLSHGYYTTRLWIGTPPQEFALIVDTGSTVTYVPCSNCGHCGKHQDPRFQPELSSTYQPMKCSISCNCDEAGAQCTYERRYAEMSSSSGVLGEDTISFGNESKLIPQRAVFGCEDMETGDLYTQHADGIIGLGRGRLSVMDQLVDKGAISDSFSLCYGGMDVGGGAMVLGGISSPPDMVYTNSDPFRSPYYNIELKEIHVAGKPLKLKPSIFDGRHGTVLDSGTTYAYLPKEAFLAFKNAVINKIRSLKQIHGPDPNFHDICFSGAGRNVSQLSAVFPQVDMVFSNGHKLSLSPENYLFRHTKASGAYCLGIFQNADDPTTLLGGIIVRNTLVTYDRENDKIGFWKTNCSELWKGLHYPSPAAPPPLDLRSQNTSVGIPPTIAPGGLPPIMAPVGLPHADFPVGEFQIGLITFDMMLIINNSSMKPNFTELTEFIAHALDVKVSQVHFLNFSYTANASLIKWAIFPDESADYISNAMATSIIHRLRDHRLQLPEKFGSYQLVELNVKPPVKLTWWKQNYWVLAVGVLATLVLGLSISGAWLIWRSRQENVSYEPVDAVVPEQELQPLQTSPGPDDL; this is encoded by the exons ATGGCTCGGACCTTGGCTCACCTACTAGCCTCTGCGCTCCTCATCTTTTCTTCCTCCTTAATCGCTCTCTCCTCTGCCCTCGACGACTCCGATCCTTCCCTCCGGCCGCCGATGATGATTCTTCCTCTTTATCTCTCTTCCCCTAACCCTAATATTTCCCGTCATCGTAATCTTCGTCGCCATCTCCAGAATTCGGCCCCCCCAAACGCTCGCATGAGACTCTACGACGATCTCCTCTCCCATGG TTACTATACGACGCGGTTATGGATCGGGACACCCCCGCAGGAATTCGCGCTTATTGTAGATACGGGTAGTACTGTGACCTACGTTCCCTGCTCTAACTGTGGACACTGTGGGAAGCATCAG GACCCAAGGTTCCAGCCAGAATTGTCTAGCACATATCAACCAATGAAGTGCAGTATTAGTTGCAACTGCGATGAGGCTGGAGCTCAATGCACTTACGAGAGACGGTATGCTGAGATGAGCTCTAGCAGTGGCGTGCTTGGTGAGGACACAATTTCCTTTGGCAATGAAAGCAAGCTTATTCCCCAGCGTGCTGTTTTTGGTTGTGAAGACATGGAAACTGGTGATCTTTACACTCAACATGCTGATGGCATAATTGGTTTGGGTCGAGGTCGGCTTAGTGTGATGGATCAACTTGTCGACAAGGGTGCTATTAGTGACTCATTTTCGTTATGTTATGGTGGGATGGATGTAGGCGGGGGTGCTATGGTTCTTGGTGGTATTTCTTCTCCCCCTGATATGGTATATACCAATTCAGATCCTTTTCGCAG TCCATATTATAATATTGAGTTGAAGGAAATACATGTTGCTGGGAAGCCATTGAAGTTAAAGCCAAGTATCTTTGACGGAAGGCACGGAACAGTCTTAGATAGTGGTACTACATATGCTTACCTTCCAAAAGAAGCTTTTCTTGCATTCAAGAATGCT GTGATCAATAAAATCCGTTCACTCAAGCAAATCCATGGTCCAGACCCAAATTTTcatgatatttgtttttctgGTGCTGGAAG GAATGTTTCCCAACTATCAGCAGTTTTTCCTCAGGTTGATATGGTATTCAGTAATGGACACAAATTGTCACTGTCTCCAGAGAACTACTTGTTCCGG CATACGAAGGCTAGTGGTGCATATTGCCTgggaatttttcaaaatgcagatGATCCAACTACTCTTTTAGGAG GGATTATTGTTCGTAATACCCTTGTGACTTATGATCGGGAGAACGATAAGATAGGCTTCTGGAAAACTAATTGTTCTGAACTATGGAAGGGCTTGCATTACCCTAGTCCCGCTGCCCCGCCTCCTTTGGATTTACGTAGCCAAAATACAAGTGTAGGAATTCCTCCTACCATAGCTCCAGGTGGATTGCCTCCTATCATGGCCCCAGTTGGATTGCCTCACGCTGATTTTCCAG TAGGTGAATTTCAGATTGGACTAATAACATTTGACATGATGCTTATCATCAACAACTCTTCTATGAAGCCCAATTTCACTGAGCTTACAGAGTTTATTGCTCATGCGCTGGATGTTAAAGTTTCTCAG GTTCATTTCTTGAACTTCAGTTATACAGCAAATGCTTCCCTTATCAAGTGGGCAATCTTCCCAGATGAATCTGCTGATTACATTTCTAATGCCATGGCAACG AGCATAATTCATCGTTTAAGAGATCATCGTCTGCAGCTTCCTGAGAAATTTGGAAGTTATCAGTTAGTTGAGTTGAATGTCAAGCCTCCAGTGAAGTT AACATGGTGGAAACAAAATTATTGGGTATTGGCTGTTGGAGTTTTGGCTACCCTAGTTCTTGGACTATCAATTTCTGGGGCATGGTTGATTTGGAGATCTAGACAAGAGAATGTATCATATGAACCTGTTGATGCTGTTGTTCCAGAGCAAGAGCTTCAACCACTTCAAACTTCACCAGGGCCTGACGATTTATAG
- the LOC121244087 gene encoding thylakoid lumenal 29 kDa protein, chloroplastic, with protein MGFSFLSTFPRLLPIVPAPSLTTTSTAPVAPRYPSHAPQIVIRCNKMETDVAAEDDDRFRRRDILKCVGVTIGMELMASSGSFVKNASAADLIQRRQRSEFQSSIKGTLYTRIKGNLDLISPLLTLALNDALTYDKATKSGGPNGSIRFSSELSRPENKGLSAALNLLEEAKKEIDSFSKGGPISYADLIQYAAQSATKATFLASAIRKCGGNEEKGSLLYSAYGSNGQWGLFDRQFGRADTQEPDPEGRVPQWDKASVKEMKDKFSAIGLGPRQLAVMSAFLGPDQAATETFLATDPDVSPWVQKYQRSRETVSQTDYEVDLITALTKLSTLGQQINYEAYTYPVQKVDLSKLKL; from the exons ATGGGGTTCTCCTTCCTCTCTACTTTCCCTCGTCTGCTTCCAATTGTTCCTGCCCCATCTCTAACCACAACCAGCACTGCTCCTGTTGCCCCCAGATACCCCTCTCATGCA CCTCAGATTGTAATTCGTTGTAATAAAATGGAAACTGATGTTGCCGCTGAGGATGATGATCGGTTCCGTCGAAGAGACATTCTTAAGTGTGTTGGTGTTACGATTGGCATG GAATTGATGGCAAGCTCAGGATCATTTGTCAAAAATGCTAGTGCTGCTGATTTGATACAAAGGAGACAGCGTTCTGAGTTTCAAT CAAGTATCAAGGGAACCCTTTATACCCGTATAAAG GGAAATCTAGACCTTATCTCACCCCTATTAACTTTGGCACTGAATGATGCCCTGACTTATGATAAG GCTACAAAATCCGGGGGGCCAAATGGATCCATCCGGTTCAG TTCAGAGTTAAGCAGGCCTGAAAACAAAGGGCTTTCTGCTGCTTTAAATTTATTAGAAGAAGCAAAGAAAGAGATAGATTCATTTTCCAAGGGTGGACCCATttcatatgcagatctcatCCAATATGCAG CCCAAAGTGCCACTAAAGCTACATTTCTAGCTTCTGCCATTCGCAAATGTGGTGGGAATGAAGAGAAAGGGAGCTTATTGTATTCTGCATATGGTTCAAATGGGCAG TGGGGCTTGTTCGACAGGCAGTTTGGAAGGGCAGATACCCAAGAGCCAGATCCAGAGGGGAGGGTTCCCCAATGGGACAAAGCAAGTGTTAAGGAAATGAAGGACAAGTTCTCAGCTATTGGCCTTGGTCCCCGCCAG CTAGCTGTGATGTCTGCATTTTTGGGGCCAGATCAGGCTGCAACCGAGACCTTTCTGGCCACTGATCCAGATGTTTCTCCATGGGTTCAGAAATATCAACGTAGCCGAGAAACAGTATCTCAGACGGATTATGAG GTGGATCTGATAACGGCTCTCACAAAACTAAGTACTTTGGGTCAGCAAATCAATTATGAGGCATATACTTATCCTGTCCAAAAAGTTGATCTGAGCAAACTCAAATTGTAG
- the LOC121244086 gene encoding aspartic proteinase 36-like isoform X2, with protein sequence MARTLAHLLASALLIFSSSLIALSSALDDSDPSLRPPMMILPLYLSSPNPNISRHRNLRRHLQNSAPPNARMRLYDDLLSHGYYTTRLWIGTPPQEFALIVDTGSTVTYVPCSNCGHCGKHQDPRFQPELSSTYQPMKCSISCNCDEAGAQCTYERRYAEMSSSSGVLGEDTISFGNESKLIPQRAVFGCEDMETGDLYTQHADGIIGLGRGRLSVMDQLVDKGAISDSFSLCYGGMDVGGGAMVLGGISSPPDMVYTNSDPFRSPYYNIELKEIHVAGKPLKLKPSIFDGRHGTVLDSGTTYAYLPKEAFLAFKNAVINKIRSLKQIHGPDPNFHDICFSGAGRNVSQLSAVFPQVDMVFSNGHKLSLSPENYLFRHTKASGAYCLGIFQNADDPTTLLGGIIVRNTLVTYDRENDKIGFWKTNCSELWKGLHYPSPAAPPPLDLRSQNTSVGIPPTIAPGGLPPIMAPVGLPHADFPGEFQIGLITFDMMLIINNSSMKPNFTELTEFIAHALDVKVSQVHFLNFSYTANASLIKWAIFPDESADYISNAMATSIIHRLRDHRLQLPEKFGSYQLVELNVKPPVKLTWWKQNYWVLAVGVLATLVLGLSISGAWLIWRSRQENVSYEPVDAVVPEQELQPLQTSPGPDDL encoded by the exons ATGGCTCGGACCTTGGCTCACCTACTAGCCTCTGCGCTCCTCATCTTTTCTTCCTCCTTAATCGCTCTCTCCTCTGCCCTCGACGACTCCGATCCTTCCCTCCGGCCGCCGATGATGATTCTTCCTCTTTATCTCTCTTCCCCTAACCCTAATATTTCCCGTCATCGTAATCTTCGTCGCCATCTCCAGAATTCGGCCCCCCCAAACGCTCGCATGAGACTCTACGACGATCTCCTCTCCCATGG TTACTATACGACGCGGTTATGGATCGGGACACCCCCGCAGGAATTCGCGCTTATTGTAGATACGGGTAGTACTGTGACCTACGTTCCCTGCTCTAACTGTGGACACTGTGGGAAGCATCAG GACCCAAGGTTCCAGCCAGAATTGTCTAGCACATATCAACCAATGAAGTGCAGTATTAGTTGCAACTGCGATGAGGCTGGAGCTCAATGCACTTACGAGAGACGGTATGCTGAGATGAGCTCTAGCAGTGGCGTGCTTGGTGAGGACACAATTTCCTTTGGCAATGAAAGCAAGCTTATTCCCCAGCGTGCTGTTTTTGGTTGTGAAGACATGGAAACTGGTGATCTTTACACTCAACATGCTGATGGCATAATTGGTTTGGGTCGAGGTCGGCTTAGTGTGATGGATCAACTTGTCGACAAGGGTGCTATTAGTGACTCATTTTCGTTATGTTATGGTGGGATGGATGTAGGCGGGGGTGCTATGGTTCTTGGTGGTATTTCTTCTCCCCCTGATATGGTATATACCAATTCAGATCCTTTTCGCAG TCCATATTATAATATTGAGTTGAAGGAAATACATGTTGCTGGGAAGCCATTGAAGTTAAAGCCAAGTATCTTTGACGGAAGGCACGGAACAGTCTTAGATAGTGGTACTACATATGCTTACCTTCCAAAAGAAGCTTTTCTTGCATTCAAGAATGCT GTGATCAATAAAATCCGTTCACTCAAGCAAATCCATGGTCCAGACCCAAATTTTcatgatatttgtttttctgGTGCTGGAAG GAATGTTTCCCAACTATCAGCAGTTTTTCCTCAGGTTGATATGGTATTCAGTAATGGACACAAATTGTCACTGTCTCCAGAGAACTACTTGTTCCGG CATACGAAGGCTAGTGGTGCATATTGCCTgggaatttttcaaaatgcagatGATCCAACTACTCTTTTAGGAG GGATTATTGTTCGTAATACCCTTGTGACTTATGATCGGGAGAACGATAAGATAGGCTTCTGGAAAACTAATTGTTCTGAACTATGGAAGGGCTTGCATTACCCTAGTCCCGCTGCCCCGCCTCCTTTGGATTTACGTAGCCAAAATACAAGTGTAGGAATTCCTCCTACCATAGCTCCAGGTGGATTGCCTCCTATCATGGCCCCAGTTGGATTGCCTCACGCTGATTTTCCAG GTGAATTTCAGATTGGACTAATAACATTTGACATGATGCTTATCATCAACAACTCTTCTATGAAGCCCAATTTCACTGAGCTTACAGAGTTTATTGCTCATGCGCTGGATGTTAAAGTTTCTCAG GTTCATTTCTTGAACTTCAGTTATACAGCAAATGCTTCCCTTATCAAGTGGGCAATCTTCCCAGATGAATCTGCTGATTACATTTCTAATGCCATGGCAACG AGCATAATTCATCGTTTAAGAGATCATCGTCTGCAGCTTCCTGAGAAATTTGGAAGTTATCAGTTAGTTGAGTTGAATGTCAAGCCTCCAGTGAAGTT AACATGGTGGAAACAAAATTATTGGGTATTGGCTGTTGGAGTTTTGGCTACCCTAGTTCTTGGACTATCAATTTCTGGGGCATGGTTGATTTGGAGATCTAGACAAGAGAATGTATCATATGAACCTGTTGATGCTGTTGTTCCAGAGCAAGAGCTTCAACCACTTCAAACTTCACCAGGGCCTGACGATTTATAG